CACTGAACCTCCATTAATGTTGTTTTTCCGAATCTGACACTGGAAATCACCACAGCAACAcagtgtgcgcgtgtgtgtgtgtgtgtgtcttctaaTTGTGGGGACCTTTCTTTATTCCATTTTaagatgaatatattttaaaatcttaGTAAGGTTCAGGGTAAAGGTACCATCACGGACACTTACGTCcacatacagtgtgtgtataaCCTTCAGGACAATGAGAAATTAAGTGGGatgcactggagcagctgcacacgagTCAAAGCCCAGCATGATCAGTGCCAGGCTTCAGCTAGAGGAGCTCCAGTGGTGTTTGTGaagcagaagaaaaaaagaatcaaCAATCGAACCAGACCTCACTGTTCATGGGGAAgacttagggctggacaataattcaaaatcaatatttatcacgatataaaatgtttctgaaacatTATGATTATTTTAACACAAGTTCAATATTTCAACAAACATTAGTTACGTTGTGTGTCACTGGCTGActgtcattagagggcgctgatGTCAGTTGATGGCACTCAAttgtaaagttagtttaaaaatattaatattgacaaagctaaGAGGTTTATTTTTGTCAGTGATGTCACGTTTGTTTTTTCTTGGTAGTCTTTCTGTTTATTATCTTTTAATATCATGCCACACAGGGAAGACTGCAATCaaacagagagatggagagagagagagagagagagagagagagagagagagagagagagagagagagagagagagagagagagagagagagagaaagaaaatcatTTGGAGAGATCCTTTGGGAAATTAACTTcgaaacaaaaacactttcgaaacaaaaacacttggatggatggatggacagatgtgtgtgtgtgtgctggtttgGTAGGTGTTAATACTGAAGATAAGACACTGGAATGGGTTCATCATTGacattctatctctctctctcacacacacacacacacacagtagcagAGGAGTAAATGATGCGGGTTATTGGAGGGTGATGGCTGTGGAGATGCGGGTCACTAGATTTAAGCGCTGGCCTCGGGATGGGTTTCTGTGGCGATAACTGTGTGTAAATTGCCGGATACACATCGTGTGATTGGCCACGGAAGCCAAAAGTATTTAGACCACACAGTTGgagcaatctctctctctctctctctctctctctctctctcactcactcacacacacacacacacacacacacacccacacacccacatcgTGATGCCAATCTGTTCTTCTTAATTTGTTGGATCATTTGGAGGTGTatgtttctttttcctctttttgtttctttgctttattttaatatatatgttctcttttctttctttttgtctctcttgGTTTAAATTGTGCCTTTATCTTCTTGATTGTCCttttttttgcttctttctttttgtgtgccATTGTAAATGTGTAATGCAGTTATCACCAAtatatcctctctctctctctctctctctctctctctctctctctctctctctctctctctctctctctttctctctctctctctgtatctctctctctctctctctcccagtctCAGAAGGACCCAATGCTGGTGGAGAAGATAATGAACGATCTAGACTCGAATAAAGATAACGAGGTGGATTTTAACGAGTTTGTGGTTCTGGTGGCGGCGCTGACTGTGGCATGTAACGACTTCTTCCaggaaatacagaaaaacaaatgaaaaaataacacaTCCCTCCATCCACAGCATGTACAGTGCTCCAGTGACGTAGACATGgcacattaatacacacatcATAGACTTTAATGTAGTTAGCTTTTGTGTGACTTAACTGCAGCTATactgacattgtgtgtgtgtgggaggggggtctgggggggggggggttgtgggTGTGTCAGGCAGATATATAATCACATTTTGGGGACCTCAACCTATACTCATATTAGGCTAGTGGAGAGTGAGgataagtctccacaaaatgattGGAAGTCTATTTAATGTCCCCACAGTGCATGAAAACATGTCATTCTCACACTTCATTTCTAACAATAATAACTGATGGTGGACTAAATTAAATGAAGAGTGACTCAAATTTCCCCTATCTGCTGTAAAATGTACACCATTTTAATTTATCTTAATTTATTGACTTGAATCTGAATGAATTGACTTCAAATACCAGACATGCATTACCAACACATCAAAGCATACAAATTAGAGCGTTTTATTCTGCCAATCAGAGAGTGAGAGTTGAGTTTAGTGCTGatctgtgtttgtgctgcttACTAAATGTTATTAACCTTGCAAAATAAAATGCTACTACCGAATAAACACATTCCTACTGAGAAGATCACAGTGGTGgctttgtgttgtgtttctcaCAGTTCTATATAACTTTTCACATACAGTTAGCTCTGCTCATGTTGTGTGTATAGGTCTGGAACTGGTCTCTTCAACAGTTACTGCTCTGTAAAAGCTTTGCATTAGGTGAGGATTTGAAGGGCCATTCACAGCTCCAGGTCATCCCTGAGGGATTGGATGAAGCTCCATCCCTCCATAGAttgcagttccactgttccactgcccAAAGCTGGAGGACTGTACACCCCTCTAGGGTTTTTCAGCATGAGGCCCTTGAGcttgtaaatgttaaaaaagcCGGTCGTTCATTAACTCAGACACTCTGCACTTAAATGTTCTGGACTCAGTGTAGCTACATGCAGCCTCTAAGTCACAGCTGTGAGAGATGTGAGAAGGCAGTGAGACACTGATGTCTAACTGCCCTCCCGCAGTGGGGAAACACTGCAGTGAGGGCACAGTTATCTTTAGCCTGTGAATCTCCAGTATTCAGAGCTCCAGGGGGATCATTATCAATTACAGCAGGACCCCCGCACCCACCATCCATCCTGTTTAAAGTCACCATGCGCAGTGCATATGAATcccccccagcattgggctctggagcagtggagctgtgttcttcACAGGGACTCATGCCCTTCATTTCATACGAAATGCTTCATGAGCCGGAGTCCACAAACTGATCTGGAAATTACATAAGATGTTGTTGAATAAAATTCCGCAAATATTAATACAACTCTAGTGTATAAacagtgggtgtgagtgtgaagacgAAGATGTGAAAGACATGTCAAAGGCCATCAGAATAATCGGACACTTGATGAAGTTGATGATTAGTGTcctgtaggtgtgagagtgggaTTAACGTCAGTACGAGGGCGTTAAGAAAAGAACATAATGACCACAGACACAAAGGATACACTAGCAAGTGAgtgtctcactgtgtgtgtgtgtgtgtgtgtgtgtatgtgtgtgtgtgtaccagcaATATAACCAAACCTGTTGAGACGCACTCATTTTAGTGATTTATCTTCCTTGTGTAAGTTTAGCCTTAGGATGTAGGTTAATGGTAGCGTTAGGGTaaatctccacaaaatgaagTCTATTTAATGATCCCACAATGCATGACaaggtgtgtgttgtgagaaTGGCAATAGGCATTTGTATGGTATGCAagtgtaaacaaataaagcATGCAAATTACTGCTGTTATTTCACTCAAGTAAGTTTAAAAATTGACATAGGGAACAACTCAGTGCaatgcagacgaccagcactaactttccatctgtaaaatctccagctacaaCAGTacatcacgtttgtttttatctgactcacaattGCAGCACGTAAAATTActccgtggtcttttgaagaggttcaaacactccttgaAACACTCCTTGGCCGATGAAaaaatccagcgagagctggacactgcgacaaggaacaaacaaactctactgatctgtctgaactgatgacggagctgtgttcagtcccaaacaacaacaacacgccaatacacaaATGTTGCTGTTTCCAAAGCCCtctgttcctgttagagacggggttttgaGATGACACCGAAAACATTTCAGGGGCAGAGGAGAACaccaaccagggaccaggtaccaaaCAGACACTAGAGTCCAGAAGAGTccagtaggtaccatgcagtggaaaagcaccataggTGATCACACAGAGAGACCAGGGACTCTAAAGACCAAGTTATCACCTTGAACTCTTGGTCATGTTCCTAAATCTATGTCTGAACAGTGTTTGTAGATGCTGCTGTTAGGGAATACAGCTGCCATGGAGGGTGAGACTTGGTCTGCAGTGTTTAGGTGGTAAGTATGAGGTTTTACGTTTGAAATTAGCATCCACATGAACACTAGGACCCAAGATTTCCTAACAGAACATTCCACACTGATGACAGTGCCACATTGCCATCTCGCCCTCTTCCCTTGCTTCCCCTTGTGCCACCACTTCCCCAACTAAACAATGCTCACACTGCTGTTCACACCCGTGTAAGCTGTTTAGGACACCCCCTGGTGGCTGCACATCTCTGTTGTAGTGTTTGTGAAGGGCAGGTGAGTCGAGGAGTTTGTGAAGGACAGGTGAGTCGTGATCAGGCCTGGGATGAGGTGTGATGTAATAGTTGTTCCGCAACCTCATTTCCAGGAACTGTCAATCAAAGGCCGTATtcatatttttagatatttttctGAAGGATGGGATGAATGCGTGGATACAGGAGCGTGACGAGGGGACGTGACGAGAGGCCAGCGTGACTTTGGCTATTTCTGTAATGTCCTGCCCTAGAGaggacataaacacacacacacacacacacgcacaaatacacacacacgaactcactcacacacacttctgatgATTTAAAAAGCCACTTTGAAAGACCCTCCTGCTTGAGAGGGGTTATATATAGTTGGAAATGAGAGGATCTCTGACGCTGTAATTGACTGCATCCACGTAATGACCTCTAATCATATTCATTTCATCTGCAGTGAAAATTGCATCTTCCTCTCCTCttcactgactctctctctctctctctgtcacgcTTCTCTCCATCTCCTTCTCACTCTaaacatatttgtatttatatatacatttcgAATTATCCATCCCACTTTAATCATGCTGCTGTCACGTTGAACCAGAACGTGctgatcatttaaggtggagtggaacATTCTAATGAGAAACCTACTTCAGAACCACAACTAAAAAGACGAAAACATTACGCCGGAAACGTCACTCTCTTAGCTTCGATTAGAGACCACTTCTATCCTCCTCTAGTTTTTGTGTTAGCTTTAGATGCTAAAGGGTAAAGAACATCAACttctttaaaaactttaaaacagcGGGAAGTTTTATTTTTAGAGATGAATCACCCTAAGGAACTaaatttaactcactcactcacttactggCTTACATTCAGGGCTATAAATGGCAACACAGGCAGTAACTCTCAAATAGgtactgctccacaagggggtgctattctgTGCAGCGCATCAAAGATACTTTGTGAAGGGGAGGTTTAGGGGTGAGCTGTGATGTGTTGGACAATGTGTTGGACATGGTGCTGGAGATATGGGACACTGCTGACAGGTCCATATTGAGATCGTAGGATAAGAGTTCTTTTCTTGGGCACTGTGACCAATGCAGGGTCCCATTAACGTCAGtcagggatgtgtgtgtgtgtgtgtgtttgtgtgagacagAGGATTGATTAAAATTGGAAGGAGTCTCTGCAGAGTCTCAGTGATTGAAagatttagaaaaaaaagtgaaacaaagaaagagaaagaggaaaagctCAGGCATCAGAAAGTTAAGAGAAGAAGAGTAAGCAATGGAAAGGACGAAAACTTCTATTTTTCTTGTCATAAGTGAAAATACTGTTTGATATGATCCCTGTTCATACTGGAGAGAAGCAGTAACCTGGATCTGCAGTTAAAAGCCTGAACCTCATCTTTAATTTTGCTAATTTTATACATTGCGTGTGTGAATTTTGAATTCAGAGTCCAATTTTGAGTCTCTCTTAAGTCTCTGGGATGTGAGTCTGAGTCATGTCTTGTGTCTTCAGGGCATGAGTCTAAGTTTACTCTTGAGTCTTTGGGATGTTAATCTAAGTAAATTCTTGAGCAATTTGGGGTGTGAATCTGAATCAAGTCTAGAGACTATTGGGTGTGAATCTGAATCAAGTCTTGAGCCTTtggggtgtgagtctgagtcaagtcttGAGCGATTTGAGGTGTGAATCTGAGTCGAGTCTTGAGCCTTTGGGatgtgagtctgagtcaagtcttGAGTGTTTTtgggtgtgagtctgagttaaGCCTTAAGTCTTTGGGGTGTGAATCTGAATCAAGTCTTGAGTGTTTTtgggtgtgagtctgagttaaGTCTTGAGCGATTTGGGGTGTGAATCTGAGTCGAGTCTTGAGTGTTTTGGGTTGTGAATCTGAATCAAGTCTTGTGTTTTGGGATATGAATCTGAATCAAGTCTTGAGTCTTAGGGGTGTGAATCTGAATCAAGTCTTGAGTCTTTGGGGTGCGAGTCTAAGTCAAGTCTTGACTGTTAACTACATTAGCCTCATGTCATTAATGCTAAACTATAGATGCCTCAGCCGTCCTCAGACCCTAGCCATGTCTCGGATCAGCTATGTTAATGGAATAAAGGAAATGTGTACGCCCATTTTCCTGAACTATCActttaagagagagaaagtgtgaagGACAGAATTGGAGGTTCTCTGTAAGTTACAGAGACAGGAGAGAATGAGAAGAAAACAGAAGCAGGAGATAAAGAAAGAGCGATAGAGCAGCGGAGAGGTGGGAGGCGTATGTATGGGGTCTGTGTACGGAGAGAACGATATGGGTCTGCTTGCTGTTTTGGCGGATAAACCCTCCGTTTCCAGTCATTTCCTTTCAGTCTGatttatcagagagagaggaacccTGTCCCTGTACTCTTATCTCTCCGCACAGCTTCCCTCCATCCATCTACTCCTCCGTCAACCGGCGGCTGACTCCCTCACGTCTACACTCTTCATtaagagagagtgatacagCGGAAAGATGGGTGGCACCAtccgtctctctctttctctctgacacGCACACAAAGAGGAGGGAGCTGGACAGTGTGTAGCAGGACCAGTTTAAGATACTACATTGTCCACTCGGGGACATTCATCACCTTTATTTCCAGCATTAATCTTACACCGTCCACCAGTGTCCATTGACTTTGGTTTTATTTGTGGAGCTCGATCTACAGCAGGTCGTTTTTCTAAAGTACCTTCACCAAAAAGGCAGGAACAGCGCCATCATCAGGACAACCAAGAGGAAAGTAAAATATCTCTGTAGCTTCCCCTGGATATCAAAGAGATCCGACGGAAAAACAAAAGAGACTTCAGCATAAGTCTCCTGCTtctcaaatgtgtctcctgagatAAAAGTGTGATCTCATGCGTCTGATCTAGAGTTTTAGTTGAGATCTCGTCACAAAGTGCTCCGATTTTCCAGAAGAACTTAACCCTATCCTGTAATTTATCTGTTTTATATCGGTCTCTTTTGTCTCATGTCATGTCTCCTTTATGTCTCATTCCTTTTCTCTTGAGTAACTTTAGGAGAAACACTTTTATGTCTCCTGGGCCGTTACAGAGCAATATAATGTTCCTCTAGGAAGGGCAACACCGTCAGGAAATAATTCTTGgataaacactcacacctgtggatggtttcacacactcacacaatcactcacacactcacacctgtggacagtttcacacactcacccagtcactcacacactcacacctgtggctatttacacacactcacccagtcactcacacactcacacctgtggacagtttcacacactcacccagtcactcacacactcacacctgtggctatttacacacactcacccagtcactcacgcactcacacctgtggacagtttcacacactcacccagtcactcacacactcacacctgtggctatttacacacactcacccagtcactcacacactcacacctgtggctatttacacacactcacccagtcactcacatactcacacctgtggacagtttcacacactcatccagtcactcacacactcacacctgtggacagtttcacacactcacccagtcactcacacactcacacctgtggacagtttcacacattcacccagtcactcacacactcacacctgtggacagtttcacacattcacccagtcactcacacactcacaccagtgaataatttaatacattcacccactcacacattcacccagtcactcacacactcacacctgtggatagtttcacacactcacccagtcactcacatactcacacctgtggacagtttcacacactcatccagtcactcacacactcacacctgtggacagtttcacacattcacccagtcactcacacactcacacctgtggacagtttcacacattcacccagtcactcacacactcacacctgtggacagtttcacacattcactcagtcactcacacactcacacctgtggacagtttcacacactcaccctgtcactcacacactcatacacctgtggacagtttcacacattcacccagtcactcacacctgtggacagtttcacacactcatccagtcactcacacactcacacctgtggacagtttcacacattcacccagtcactcacacactcacacctgtggacagtttcacacactcacccagtcactcacacactcacacctgtggacagtttcacacattcacccagtcactcacacactcacacctgtggacagtttcacacattcacccagtcactcacacactcacacctgtggacagtttcacacactcacccagtcactcacacactcacacctgtggacagtttcacacactcacccagtcactcacacactcacacctgtggacagtttcacacactcacccagtcattcacacactcacacctgtggacagtttcacacactcaccctgtcactcacacactcacacctgtggacagtttcacacattcacccagtcactcacacctgtgaataatttcatacactcacccagtcacacactcacatccttTAAGTCTCATAAGCTGTAGTGTAAACGTGGAAGAGGCCATGGAGTCAGTGTCTGATACGGAGGGGAACGCCGCTCCAGCGTCGGGGCAGTGGGGTTTATAGCATGTATCCGATAAACACCAGGTAAAGCTTGAAACAAAAGCTGCagttggggtctgttagacccATTTAGACAAtcaggtgatgatgatgatggtgagaGTGACGAGGAAGGTGACGTGGGTCCTCGTGGGGGTGGGCCCTCAGGGCTCTGTGGTCAGCGAGGGTCCGTCTGTGCCAAACACGTCACTTCGTCCCAATTCATCACAAATCTGTCCAGTGTCTTTCACACCCTCACAGCCTTCCACAGGAGGGGGGCTTCAGATCAACACCCTACACGTGAggagctctctctttctctgtgtgtgtgtgtgtgtgtgtgtgtgtgtgtgtgtgtgtgtgtgtgtattcctcaCATTCCTGAAAATTGGACACCTGCGTTTCCatcatctttttttaaatgaaggacattaataaattaacaaagGAGTGTTTTCCTCTCTTCAATGCAGTAACAGTCTC
This genomic interval from Hoplias malabaricus isolate fHopMal1 chromosome 15, fHopMal1.hap1, whole genome shotgun sequence contains the following:
- the s100z gene encoding protein S100-Z; translation: MPSQLEGAMDALIQVFHNYSGNEGDKYKLNKGELKELLNSELTDFLTSQKDPMLVEKIMNDLDSNKDNEVDFNEFVVLVAALTVACNDFFQEIQKNK